One stretch of Hymenobacter chitinivorans DSM 11115 DNA includes these proteins:
- a CDS encoding DUF3817 domain-containing protein: MLSSWWRTPLGRLRVVGFLEGVSFLVLLGIAMPLKYLAGQPEAVKAVGMAHGVLFVLYVLLVLQVSLLRSWSGGKALLALAVSVVPFGTFWAEKKLFQE; encoded by the coding sequence ATGCTTTCTTCTTGGTGGCGGACGCCCTTGGGCCGCCTGCGCGTGGTTGGATTTCTGGAAGGCGTATCGTTTCTGGTGCTGCTGGGCATTGCCATGCCGCTCAAGTACCTGGCTGGCCAACCCGAGGCAGTAAAGGCGGTGGGCATGGCCCACGGGGTACTCTTTGTGCTCTACGTGCTGCTGGTGCTGCAGGTGAGCCTGCTGCGGAGCTGGTCGGGGGGCAAGGCCCTGCTGGCCCTGGCCGTGTCGGTAGTGCCGTTTGGTACTTTCTGGGCCGAGAAGAAGCTGTTTCAGGAGTAA
- a CDS encoding MOSC domain-containing protein, giving the protein MSTRLTALTLPLASVRVGRPATFAAPSAAAVSRPWTSAIRKAEITGPVWLDGLNLAGDLQADQKNHGGPDQALCVYPGAHYAYWSQQLGRPMLPGSFGENLTLAGPATEHDVCLGDIFRLGEAVVQVSQPRSPCYKLGLRWQTPMLPKWLQDSGRTGWYLRVLQPGHVAPTDALELLERPYPAWPLTLVNSVKYEQRENLALAAELLNCPALGGQWRRKMQGRVAGTAPLYDDASRLQGPVAG; this is encoded by the coding sequence ATGTCGACCCGCCTGACTGCCCTGACTCTGCCCCTGGCCTCCGTGCGCGTGGGCCGGCCCGCCACCTTTGCCGCCCCCAGCGCTGCAGCAGTTTCCCGGCCCTGGACCTCGGCCATCCGCAAAGCCGAAATTACCGGGCCCGTGTGGCTGGACGGCCTGAACCTGGCCGGCGACCTGCAGGCCGACCAGAAAAACCACGGCGGCCCCGACCAGGCTTTGTGCGTGTATCCCGGGGCGCATTACGCGTATTGGAGTCAGCAGCTGGGCCGCCCCATGCTGCCCGGCAGCTTCGGCGAAAACCTGACCCTGGCCGGCCCCGCCACCGAGCACGACGTCTGCCTGGGCGACATTTTCCGGCTCGGTGAGGCCGTCGTGCAGGTTTCCCAGCCCCGCTCCCCCTGCTACAAGCTGGGCCTGCGCTGGCAAACGCCTATGCTGCCCAAGTGGCTGCAGGACTCGGGCCGCACCGGCTGGTACCTGCGGGTGCTGCAGCCCGGCCACGTGGCCCCCACCGACGCCCTGGAGCTGCTGGAGCGCCCCTACCCCGCCTGGCCCCTGACCCTGGTCAACAGCGTGAAGTACGAGCAGCGCGAAAACCTGGCTTTGGCCGCCGAACTGCTGAATTGCCCGGCGTTGGGCGGGCAGTGGCGGCGCAAAATGCAGGGCCGGGTAGCTGGTACGGCCCCGCTCTACGACGATGCCAGCCGCCTGCAAGGACCCGTCGCCGGCTAA
- a CDS encoding glycoside hydrolase family 30 protein has protein sequence MFRTFSLSASALALLLSLGGLTTSCQRTPQASSAAARGAAFWLTTTDKTALFQSQAALPWTTAQPSGAVIDINDQQTFQPIDGFGYCLTGGSAELLHRMGAPERKALLQELFGTDGNNIGVSYLRLSIGASDLDAQVFSYDDLPAGQTDPELTKFSLAPDQPHLIPVLKEILAINPKIKILGSPWSPPTWMKTNGNSKGGSLKPEFYDAYARYFVKYVQGMKAQGVRIDAITVQNEPLHPGNNPSLLMLAEQQAEFVKKNLGPAFQQAKIDTKIIVYDHNCDKPEYPLTILNDPEAKKYVDGSAFHMYAGQIDALSKVHDAHPDKSLYFTEQWVGSKSKFAENLPWHVRTLIIGATRNWARTVLEWNLAADPQQNPHTPGGCTECRGALTLDGNNVTREDAYYIIAHASKFARPGSVRIGSTLPEKLPNVAFKAPNGDKVLVVQNDSPAAQTFSVRHQGKAFAATLPAGGVGTYVW, from the coding sequence ATGTTCCGCACTTTTTCCTTGTCCGCTTCCGCCCTGGCCCTGCTGCTCTCGCTCGGGGGGCTAACCACCAGCTGCCAGCGTACTCCGCAGGCCAGCTCGGCCGCGGCCCGCGGCGCGGCCTTCTGGCTGACCACCACGGATAAAACGGCGCTGTTTCAGAGCCAGGCCGCCCTGCCCTGGACCACGGCCCAGCCCTCGGGCGCCGTTATTGACATCAACGACCAACAGACGTTTCAGCCCATCGACGGGTTTGGCTACTGCCTCACCGGCGGCTCGGCCGAGCTGCTGCACCGCATGGGCGCCCCGGAGCGCAAGGCCCTGCTGCAGGAGCTCTTCGGTACCGACGGCAACAACATCGGCGTGAGCTACCTCCGCCTGAGCATCGGGGCTTCCGACCTCGATGCCCAGGTTTTCAGCTACGACGACCTGCCCGCCGGCCAAACTGACCCGGAGCTGACCAAGTTCAGCCTGGCCCCCGACCAGCCGCACCTGATTCCGGTGCTCAAGGAAATTCTGGCCATCAACCCCAAGATTAAAATCCTCGGTTCGCCCTGGTCGCCGCCCACCTGGATGAAAACCAACGGCAACTCCAAGGGCGGCTCACTCAAGCCCGAGTTCTACGACGCCTACGCCCGCTACTTCGTGAAGTATGTGCAGGGCATGAAGGCCCAGGGCGTGCGAATTGACGCCATTACGGTGCAGAACGAGCCCCTGCACCCGGGCAATAACCCCAGCCTGCTCATGCTGGCCGAGCAGCAGGCCGAGTTCGTGAAAAAGAACCTGGGCCCGGCCTTTCAGCAGGCCAAGATCGACACGAAAATCATCGTCTACGACCACAACTGCGACAAGCCCGAGTATCCGCTCACCATCCTCAACGACCCCGAGGCCAAGAAGTACGTGGATGGCTCGGCCTTCCACATGTACGCCGGGCAGATTGATGCCCTGAGCAAGGTGCACGACGCCCATCCCGACAAGAGCCTGTACTTCACCGAGCAGTGGGTGGGCTCGAAGAGCAAATTCGCCGAAAACCTGCCCTGGCACGTGCGCACCCTCATCATCGGGGCCACCCGCAACTGGGCCCGCACCGTGCTGGAGTGGAACCTGGCCGCCGACCCCCAGCAAAACCCGCACACGCCCGGCGGCTGCACCGAGTGCCGCGGCGCCCTGACTCTGGACGGCAACAACGTGACCCGCGAAGACGCCTACTACATCATTGCCCACGCCAGCAAGTTTGCCCGCCCCGGCTCGGTGCGCATCGGCTCTACCCTGCCCGAAAAGCTGCCCAACGTGGCCTTCAAAGCCCCCAACGGCGACAAGGTGCTGGTGGTGCAAAACGACAGTCCGGCGGCCCAGACCTTCAGCGTGCGGCACCAGGGCAAAGCCTTTGCCGCCACCCTACCCGCCGGCGGCGTGGGCACCTACGTGTGGTAG
- a CDS encoding substrate-binding domain-containing protein, whose translation MNRLVFSFLRYLWPALALLSGCAQPSKQPAYRIGFSQCSTAGPWRQAMLAGMERELSFHPEVELRMLNAHDNSQVQQQQIRELMRGGIDLLIVSPYEAGPVTPAVEEAYRRGIPVVLLDRRTASRQYTAYVGGDNLEVGQTAARYAARLLNHHGRIIEVLGTPGSSATSDRHQGFAQTLAAYPDLQVVSQVTGDWTEKKLPALATALQAHPEVSLIFAHNDGMGRGAAEICRQLGLGKKVKIIGVDGLAGKNEGLDLVQRGIETASVLYSPGGEDAIRTALSILSKQPYKHENTLGTIVIDSTNVRTMQQQTDKMITQQQDIERQQSLLQRLQATYASQQTILYGLLATLLGATVLGMIAWNSARKNRLINHQLALQNAENDKINRQLVSQNEEIRKQRNQLEALAEQARADTEAKLRFFTNFSHELRTPLTLILGPVEELLTSSPDLSAAQRQDLALVRRNTQRLLQLVNQLLDFRKIEVGKMAVRATESNLVAFVREIVDAFEKPARLRGVTLRFLAAEPVLPAWFDGNILDKVFFNLLSNALKFTPDQGQITISLQQGEGQTLRVSIADTGRGISDQDRAHIFEWFYQGDQGAVAKGSGMGLALAQGLVRLHQGQLTFSSQPGQGSTFVVTLPRELPAELRSIEPAAPTLLTLDEPEALATDFGPDAEAATADAHSETLVLVIEDNPEVNDFLARKLRHDFRVQTATDGHSGFRLATDLIPDLIVCDVMMPGLSGLEVVTQLRNDWRTSHIPVVLLTARNAPEQQVEGVQAGADLYLTKPFNPTFLLESVRTLLANRARQREHFRRELSVDSATVTTTNPDQKFLQDLTGIVESNLTKTDLSVEDIARSLGISRMQLYRKVKAVLGTGVTDFIQSLRLTKARELLLNEALTISEVAYELGFSSPSYFSTSFKARYQISPSEFRSLHIAPQH comes from the coding sequence TTGAATCGACTTGTCTTCTCTTTTTTGCGTTACCTGTGGCCGGCCCTGGCGCTGCTGAGCGGCTGTGCCCAGCCCAGTAAGCAGCCCGCCTACCGCATCGGGTTTTCGCAGTGCAGCACGGCCGGGCCCTGGCGGCAGGCCATGCTGGCCGGGATGGAGCGGGAGCTGAGCTTCCACCCCGAGGTAGAGCTACGCATGCTCAACGCCCACGACAACAGCCAGGTGCAGCAGCAGCAAATCCGGGAGCTGATGCGTGGGGGTATTGATTTGCTCATCGTGTCACCCTACGAGGCGGGTCCGGTGACGCCGGCCGTGGAGGAAGCCTACCGCCGCGGCATTCCGGTGGTGCTGCTCGACCGGCGCACGGCCTCCCGGCAGTATACGGCCTACGTGGGCGGCGACAACCTGGAGGTGGGCCAGACGGCGGCCCGCTACGCCGCCCGCCTGCTCAATCACCACGGCCGCATCATCGAGGTGCTGGGCACGCCCGGCTCCTCGGCCACTTCCGACCGGCACCAGGGCTTTGCCCAAACCCTGGCGGCCTACCCCGACCTGCAAGTAGTTAGCCAGGTAACCGGCGACTGGACCGAGAAAAAGCTGCCCGCCCTGGCCACGGCCCTGCAGGCCCACCCCGAGGTGTCGCTCATCTTTGCCCACAACGACGGCATGGGCCGCGGGGCCGCCGAAATCTGCCGGCAGCTGGGTTTGGGAAAAAAGGTGAAAATCATTGGCGTGGATGGGCTGGCGGGTAAGAACGAAGGCCTGGACCTGGTGCAGCGGGGCATCGAAACGGCCTCGGTGCTGTACTCGCCCGGCGGTGAGGACGCCATTCGCACGGCCCTGAGCATTCTCAGCAAGCAGCCCTACAAGCACGAAAACACGCTCGGCACTATTGTCATCGACTCGACCAACGTGCGGACGATGCAGCAGCAGACCGACAAGATGATAACTCAGCAGCAGGACATCGAGCGGCAGCAAAGTCTGCTTCAGCGCCTGCAAGCCACCTACGCCAGTCAGCAAACCATTCTGTACGGACTGCTGGCCACGTTGCTGGGCGCCACGGTGCTGGGGATGATAGCCTGGAACTCGGCCCGCAAAAACCGGCTCATCAACCACCAGCTGGCTTTGCAAAACGCCGAAAACGACAAAATTAACCGCCAGCTGGTCAGTCAGAACGAAGAAATCCGCAAGCAGCGCAACCAGCTTGAAGCCCTGGCCGAACAGGCCCGCGCCGATACCGAGGCCAAGCTGCGCTTCTTCACCAACTTTAGTCACGAGCTGCGCACCCCGCTCACCCTCATCCTGGGCCCGGTGGAAGAGCTGCTCACCAGCAGCCCCGATCTGAGTGCGGCCCAGCGCCAGGACCTGGCCCTGGTGCGCCGCAACACCCAACGCCTGCTGCAGCTGGTGAATCAGCTGCTGGACTTCCGTAAAATCGAGGTGGGCAAAATGGCGGTGCGGGCCACGGAAAGCAACCTGGTGGCTTTCGTGCGCGAAATTGTGGACGCCTTCGAGAAGCCGGCCCGCCTGCGCGGCGTGACGCTGCGCTTTTTGGCCGCCGAGCCCGTGCTGCCGGCCTGGTTCGACGGCAACATCCTGGATAAGGTCTTTTTCAACCTGCTCTCCAACGCCCTGAAGTTTACCCCCGACCAGGGCCAGATTACTATCAGTCTGCAGCAAGGCGAAGGCCAGACCCTGCGCGTGAGCATCGCCGACACCGGCCGGGGCATCTCGGACCAGGACCGGGCCCATATCTTCGAGTGGTTTTATCAGGGTGACCAGGGCGCCGTGGCCAAAGGCTCGGGCATGGGCCTGGCGTTGGCTCAGGGCCTGGTGCGCCTGCACCAGGGCCAGCTCACGTTTAGCTCCCAGCCGGGCCAGGGCAGCACCTTCGTCGTGACCCTGCCGCGGGAGCTGCCCGCCGAACTGCGCTCCATCGAGCCGGCCGCGCCCACGCTGCTCACCCTCGACGAGCCCGAAGCCCTGGCCACCGACTTTGGCCCCGACGCCGAGGCCGCCACGGCCGACGCCCACAGCGAGACGCTGGTGCTGGTCATTGAGGACAACCCCGAGGTCAACGACTTCCTGGCCCGCAAGCTGCGCCACGACTTCCGGGTGCAGACGGCCACCGATGGGCACAGCGGCTTCCGCCTGGCCACCGACCTGATTCCGGACCTGATTGTGTGCGACGTCATGATGCCCGGCCTCAGCGGCCTGGAAGTGGTGACCCAGCTGCGCAACGACTGGCGCACCTCGCACATTCCGGTGGTGCTGCTCACGGCCCGCAACGCGCCCGAGCAGCAGGTGGAAGGCGTGCAGGCCGGCGCCGACCTGTACTTGACCAAGCCCTTCAACCCTACTTTCCTGCTGGAAAGCGTGCGGACGCTGCTGGCCAACCGCGCCCGGCAGCGGGAGCATTTCCGCCGCGAGCTGAGCGTAGACTCGGCCACGGTGACGACCACCAACCCCGACCAGAAATTCCTGCAGGACCTGACGGGCATCGTGGAAAGCAACCTGACCAAGACCGACCTCTCCGTGGAAGACATTGCCCGTAGCCTGGGCATCTCGCGCATGCAGCTCTACCGCAAAGTGAAGGCCGTACTCGGCACTGGCGTCACCGACTTCATTCAGAGCCTGCGCCTGACCAAGGCCCGGGAGTTGCTGCTCAACGAAGCGCTAACGATTTCGGAAGTGGCCTACGAGTTGGGCTTTTCCTCGCCCTCTTACTTCTCCACTTCCTTCAAGGCCCGCTACCAGATTTCCCCGTCCGAGTTTCGCAGCCTGCACATTGCCCCGCAGCACTGA
- a CDS encoding ferritin-like domain-containing protein, giving the protein MTQSNQPTRSGSASSYNSASLGSSNADDSLLSQAGKWLNKGSMGDMLGRMTTTQKVVGGALLAVGAAALLRGNKGKTRKASAGASAGSDAQTDTLNELLYFVNDRIEGYQRAVDESQDPQLSGYYKQLVSQSQQFANELNGYLRQQGGGRQDSTTVKGKFYRAWMDAKAALTGADEKAILGSNIYGEEWAIKAYEDALSDNTLRGPVRQAVERQCQQSKQTYNRLKNMENKQE; this is encoded by the coding sequence ATGACCCAGTCTAACCAACCTACTCGCAGCGGCAGCGCATCCTCGTATAACTCGGCCTCCCTGGGCTCCTCCAACGCCGACGACTCCTTATTGAGCCAGGCCGGCAAGTGGCTTAATAAAGGCAGCATGGGCGACATGCTCGGCCGCATGACGACCACCCAGAAAGTAGTGGGCGGGGCCCTGCTGGCCGTGGGTGCCGCGGCCCTGCTGCGCGGCAACAAGGGCAAGACCCGCAAAGCCTCAGCCGGTGCCAGCGCTGGTTCCGATGCCCAAACCGACACGCTCAACGAACTGCTCTATTTCGTTAACGACCGGATAGAGGGCTACCAGCGCGCCGTGGACGAAAGCCAGGACCCCCAACTCAGTGGCTACTACAAGCAGCTGGTCAGCCAGAGCCAGCAGTTTGCCAATGAGCTCAACGGCTACCTACGCCAGCAGGGCGGCGGCCGCCAGGACAGCACCACGGTGAAAGGCAAGTTCTACCGCGCCTGGATGGATGCCAAAGCGGCCCTGACCGGCGCCGACGAAAAAGCCATTCTGGGCTCCAACATCTACGGCGAAGAGTGGGCCATCAAAGCCTACGAGGATGCCCTGAGCGACAATACCCTGCGCGGCCCGGTGCGCCAGGCCGTGGAGCGCCAGTGCCAGCAGTCGAAGCAGACGTACAACCGCCTCAAAAACATGGAAAACAAGCAGGAGTAG
- a CDS encoding RagB/SusD family nutrient uptake outer membrane protein has product MKKIFIPVFALMLLGGCNVLDKEPLPTVSPNTFFKTGDDAEAAITAAYDALQGTGLWSQDLIVAGEMPSDNCTSANGDVGSMERIAWTPTTSQVTNIYRDSYIGINRANAVIKYVPGISMPAQRRDEILGEAYFLRGLHYFNLVKLYGGVPLRLEPTESGTPEAVSLPRASAEAVYAQVVSDLTQAAEKAPAAKNFRASRAAASAILARVQLTQRQWSAALAAANAVLSNKTYSLNGSFKSLFPANNTGESIFEIQNSGALDGNNILPDLLLPNPPATYSFPKFNIPTQELVQLGLSDKNDKRWAAIGPVPGGIDHASYVDGGAGTGNDNGPFVYKWPGNPNAFNSPDNTYVIRLAEVYLIYAEAANELGNPASDVLDKLNTVRRRAGLADFPAAGATKESLRAEIDKQRRLELAFEGERWYDLLRYARHTQADPSAKHAKTALDVIEQIRGSREEKYLLFPIPQNEMNNNAQSSQNPGF; this is encoded by the coding sequence ATGAAAAAGATATTCATCCCCGTTTTCGCCCTGATGCTGCTGGGTGGCTGCAACGTGCTCGACAAAGAGCCGCTGCCCACGGTGTCGCCCAACACATTCTTCAAAACCGGTGACGACGCCGAAGCCGCCATTACGGCCGCCTACGATGCCCTGCAGGGCACCGGCCTCTGGAGCCAGGATTTGATTGTGGCCGGCGAAATGCCTTCCGACAACTGCACCAGCGCCAACGGCGACGTGGGCTCCATGGAGCGCATTGCCTGGACGCCCACCACCAGCCAGGTGACCAACATTTACCGCGACTCCTACATCGGCATCAACCGCGCCAACGCCGTGATTAAGTACGTGCCGGGCATTTCGATGCCGGCGCAGCGCCGCGATGAAATCCTGGGCGAAGCCTACTTCCTGCGGGGCCTGCACTACTTCAACCTGGTGAAGCTGTACGGGGGCGTACCGCTGCGCCTGGAGCCCACCGAAAGCGGCACGCCCGAGGCGGTGTCGCTGCCCCGGGCCTCGGCCGAAGCCGTGTACGCCCAGGTGGTGTCGGACCTGACCCAGGCCGCCGAAAAGGCCCCGGCCGCCAAAAACTTCCGGGCCAGCCGGGCGGCGGCCAGCGCCATTCTGGCCCGCGTGCAGCTCACCCAGCGCCAGTGGAGCGCGGCCCTGGCCGCCGCCAACGCGGTGCTCAGCAACAAGACGTACTCGCTCAACGGCAGCTTTAAGTCGCTGTTTCCGGCCAACAACACCGGGGAGTCCATCTTCGAAATCCAGAACTCGGGCGCGCTCGACGGCAACAACATCCTGCCCGACTTGCTGCTGCCCAACCCGCCGGCTACCTACTCTTTCCCCAAGTTCAACATTCCAACCCAGGAGCTGGTACAGCTGGGCTTGTCGGATAAGAACGACAAGCGCTGGGCGGCCATTGGGCCCGTGCCCGGCGGCATCGACCACGCCAGCTACGTGGACGGCGGGGCCGGTACCGGCAACGACAACGGCCCCTTCGTGTACAAGTGGCCCGGCAACCCCAACGCTTTCAACAGCCCCGACAACACGTATGTCATTCGCCTGGCCGAGGTATACCTGATTTATGCCGAGGCCGCCAACGAGCTGGGTAACCCCGCCTCCGACGTGCTCGACAAGCTTAACACCGTGCGCCGCCGGGCTGGCCTGGCCGATTTCCCCGCCGCCGGGGCTACCAAGGAAAGCCTGCGGGCCGAAATTGACAAGCAGCGCCGCCTGGAGCTGGCCTTCGAGGGCGAGCGGTGGTACGACCTGCTGCGCTACGCCCGCCACACCCAGGCCGACCCCTCGGCCAAGCACGCCAAGACGGCTTTGGATGTGATTGAGCAAATCCGCGGCAGCCGGGAGGAAAAGTACCTGCTCTTCCCGATTCCGCAGAACGAAATGAACAACAACGCCCAGTCGTCGCAAAACCCTGGGTTCTAA
- a CDS encoding SusC/RagA family TonB-linked outer membrane protein translates to MPFLLQFPHGSRPLRLLLTPALGSILLTSLAAAHPLTSPATPHVWAAIPARTDAVKDLYSAFLVNAPVSGRVVDADGQGMPGVTVVVAGTTLGGATNTNGEYLIPDVPAGAQTLVISSVGYITARIPITVVDGQTTTVGSTTLNEDVQALKEVVVVGYGTQSRQELTTAVSSVSAKALERQPVAGFDQALQGQTPGVQVTSPSGAPGAGINVRIRGNNSISMSNSPLYVIDGVPVLPTYDRELSIGNQKPNPLNTLNPNDIESIDVLKDGAAAAIYGLRASNGVVVITTKRGKIGKPQLGFSMFFGQQQLRKKIDLLNARQFAEYYNEARANASTPLGPAYTDLNNLPANTDWQDEMYRKAAIQSYQLNVSGGTDKTRYYVSGGYFKQDGIIRNSGFDRYNFKLNLDQQAGNRFRFGTNLNFSRTNNNGSVRSEIALGSSGTVLGALAQIPTVPVYNPDGTYGLNPFSLSDNPIGNLLETHNNAIIYQAIGNVYGEADIRDNLKFRTSLGLDFRTQLENQYITREYPGTSRSTPEQNLKGSAATGTNIQNIWLWENTLTYDPKLGDRHRLTLLAGQSVQESNRFTSGASSQGFASNASPYVSAGATRTGTNSYEDEWGLMSYFGRAIYNYDERYLATVSLRADATSKFEQHWGYFPAVSVAWRVAKESFFPQNGTVSDFKIRGSYGVNGNQEIYTYSRFSSYDTGSNYGGGSGTNIVGGIRPGRIGNRDLKWETTKQVNVGVDLNLLQDRAQFTFDAYRKRTTDLLYNVPIAPSTGAQTLEVTQNLGEIENKGIELGLTTNNVQGNEGSFSWTTNLNFTLNRNQLVNLGQQTNEQNVLVDREVIGNNNILRKGQPLGSFFGYVATGIFQSADEIKSAPKQDNAKPGDVRFADVNNDGVINDKDRTIIGNPNPKSIAGVTNTFTFKGLELSVFFQGSFGNDIQNLNRQTIESAVGPVNQSTAVLNRWTPTNTNTNIPRASTEDLNQNNRFSTRFVEDGSYVRLKNLTLAYNIPTTLLQKAHFSGLRLYVTGQNLLTWTDYSGYDPEVSADPFSSTTFGRDFGTYPQARTYTIGLNASF, encoded by the coding sequence ATGCCGTTTTTACTCCAATTCCCCCACGGCTCCCGCCCGCTCCGGCTGCTGCTAACGCCGGCCCTGGGTAGCATTCTGCTCACGAGCCTGGCGGCCGCCCACCCCCTGACGAGCCCGGCGACTCCCCACGTCTGGGCGGCCATTCCGGCCCGCACCGACGCGGTAAAGGATCTGTACTCGGCCTTCCTGGTAAATGCTCCCGTTTCGGGCCGCGTAGTGGATGCTGACGGCCAAGGTATGCCGGGCGTGACGGTGGTAGTGGCGGGCACCACCCTGGGCGGAGCCACCAACACCAACGGGGAATACCTGATTCCGGACGTACCGGCCGGGGCCCAAACCCTGGTTATTTCGTCGGTGGGTTACATCACTGCACGCATCCCCATTACGGTAGTGGACGGGCAGACGACGACCGTGGGCAGCACCACGCTGAATGAAGACGTGCAGGCCCTGAAAGAAGTCGTAGTTGTAGGCTACGGCACCCAGAGCCGGCAGGAGCTTACCACCGCAGTGTCGTCGGTAAGCGCTAAAGCTCTTGAGCGCCAGCCCGTAGCGGGCTTCGACCAGGCCCTGCAAGGCCAGACTCCCGGCGTGCAGGTGACTTCGCCGAGCGGGGCTCCGGGCGCGGGCATCAACGTGCGGATTCGGGGCAACAACTCGATTAGCATGAGCAACTCCCCGCTCTACGTTATCGACGGGGTGCCAGTGCTGCCGACGTATGACCGGGAGCTGAGCATCGGCAACCAGAAACCCAACCCGCTCAACACGCTCAACCCCAACGACATTGAAAGCATCGACGTGCTGAAGGACGGCGCCGCGGCGGCTATTTACGGCCTGCGCGCTTCCAACGGCGTCGTTGTCATCACCACCAAGCGCGGCAAAATCGGCAAGCCCCAGCTGGGCTTCAGCATGTTTTTCGGGCAGCAGCAGCTGCGCAAGAAGATTGACCTGCTCAACGCCCGCCAATTTGCCGAGTACTACAACGAAGCCCGGGCCAATGCCAGCACTCCGCTCGGGCCGGCTTATACCGACCTCAACAACCTGCCCGCCAACACCGACTGGCAGGACGAGATGTACCGCAAAGCGGCCATTCAGAGCTACCAGCTCAACGTGAGCGGCGGCACCGACAAAACCCGCTACTACGTGTCGGGCGGCTACTTCAAGCAGGACGGCATCATCCGCAATTCGGGCTTCGACCGCTACAACTTCAAGCTCAACCTGGACCAGCAGGCCGGCAACCGCTTCCGCTTTGGCACCAACCTGAACTTTAGCCGCACCAACAACAACGGCAGCGTCCGGAGCGAAATTGCGCTGGGCAGCTCGGGTACCGTGCTCGGCGCCCTGGCCCAGATTCCGACCGTGCCGGTCTACAACCCCGACGGCACCTACGGCCTGAACCCCTTCTCGCTGTCGGACAACCCCATCGGCAACCTGCTCGAAACCCACAACAACGCCATTATCTACCAAGCTATTGGCAACGTGTATGGGGAGGCCGACATCCGCGACAACCTCAAATTCCGGACCTCGCTCGGCCTGGACTTCCGGACCCAGCTCGAAAACCAGTACATCACCCGGGAATATCCCGGCACCTCGCGCTCCACGCCCGAGCAAAACCTGAAGGGCAGCGCCGCCACCGGCACCAACATTCAGAACATCTGGCTGTGGGAAAACACGCTGACCTACGACCCCAAGCTCGGTGACCGGCACCGCCTGACGCTGCTGGCCGGCCAGTCGGTGCAGGAGTCGAACCGCTTTACGTCCGGGGCCTCCTCGCAGGGTTTTGCTTCCAACGCCAGCCCCTACGTATCGGCCGGCGCTACCCGCACCGGCACCAACAGCTACGAGGACGAGTGGGGCCTGATGAGCTACTTCGGCCGGGCTATCTACAACTATGACGAGCGCTACCTGGCGACCGTCAGCCTGCGCGCCGACGCGACCAGCAAGTTCGAGCAGCACTGGGGTTACTTCCCCGCCGTATCGGTGGCCTGGCGCGTGGCCAAGGAGTCGTTCTTCCCGCAGAATGGCACCGTCTCCGACTTCAAAATCCGGGGCAGCTACGGCGTGAACGGCAACCAGGAAATCTATACCTATTCCCGGTTTAGCTCCTACGACACCGGCTCGAACTACGGGGGCGGCAGCGGTACCAACATCGTGGGCGGTATTCGGCCCGGCCGCATCGGCAACCGCGACCTGAAGTGGGAAACCACCAAGCAGGTCAACGTGGGGGTAGACCTGAACCTGCTGCAGGACCGCGCCCAGTTCACCTTCGACGCCTACCGCAAGCGCACCACCGACCTGCTCTACAACGTCCCGATTGCGCCCAGCACCGGCGCGCAGACGCTGGAAGTAACCCAGAACCTGGGCGAAATTGAGAACAAGGGCATCGAGTTGGGCCTGACTACCAACAACGTGCAGGGCAACGAAGGCAGCTTCAGCTGGACTACGAACCTGAACTTTACCCTCAACCGCAACCAGCTGGTAAACCTGGGCCAGCAAACCAACGAGCAGAACGTGCTGGTGGACCGCGAAGTAATCGGCAACAACAACATCCTGCGCAAAGGCCAGCCCCTGGGCTCCTTCTTCGGCTACGTGGCCACCGGCATCTTCCAGTCGGCCGACGAGATTAAGTCGGCTCCCAAGCAGGACAACGCCAAGCCCGGCGACGTGCGCTTTGCCGACGTCAACAACGACGGCGTGATTAACGACAAGGACCGCACCATCATCGGCAACCCCAACCCCAAGTCCATTGCGGGCGTGACCAACACGTTCACCTTCAAGGGCCTGGAGCTGTCGGTGTTCTTCCAGGGCAGCTTCGGCAATGATATTCAGAACCTGAACCGCCAGACGATTGAAAGTGCCGTGGGCCCGGTAAACCAGAGCACGGCCGTGCTCAACCGCTGGACGCCGACGAACACGAACACCAACATTCCGCGGGCTTCCACGGAGGATTTGAACCAGAACAACCGCTTCTCGACCCGCTTCGTGGAAGACGGCTCCTACGTGCGCCTCAAAAACCTGACCCTGGCCTACAACATCCCGACCACGCTGCTGCAGAAAGCCCACTTCAGTGGCCTGCGCCTCTACGTGACCGGCCAGAACCTGCTGACCTGGACCGACTACTCGGGCTACGACCCGGAAGTAAGCGCCGACCCGTTCTCCAGCACCACGTTTGGCCGCGACTTCGGCACCTATCCGCAGGCGCGCACCTACACCATCGGCCTGAACGCCAGCTTCTAA